Proteins from a genomic interval of Leifsonia shinshuensis:
- the alr gene encoding alanine racemase has protein sequence MSAAFREAVVDLDAVTANVARLRELVGTEHVMAVVKANAYGHGAVECARAALAGGADWLGVADVAEGLQLRAAGIEAPVLAWLHDPDEDFAAAVAAGIDVGISSRAQLEAAAAAGAVDAPAFVQLKLETGLSRNGVPASEWEAVVARAHELEQSGTLVVRGLFSHVSNASPADDRAAIAAFSRGIEQAEAAGLRPELRHIAASAAALSLPESRFNLVRLGLAVYGLSPFGADSAAELGLRPAMTLRGRVAAVRRVAADTGVSYDYTYRTTAETTLALVPLGYAEGIPRHASSRGPVSIGGRRYRVSGRVAMDQFVVDVGDAEVAVGDEVVLFGDPATGVPGADDWAEAADTINYEIVTRLGGRLRRSYRGGPA, from the coding sequence GTGAGCGCGGCTTTCCGTGAGGCCGTCGTCGACCTGGACGCGGTGACCGCGAACGTGGCGCGCCTGCGCGAGCTCGTGGGCACCGAGCACGTGATGGCCGTCGTGAAGGCGAACGCGTACGGGCACGGCGCCGTCGAGTGCGCCCGGGCGGCCCTCGCGGGCGGGGCCGACTGGCTCGGCGTCGCGGACGTCGCCGAGGGTCTGCAGCTGCGCGCGGCCGGCATCGAGGCTCCCGTGCTGGCCTGGCTGCACGACCCGGACGAGGACTTCGCGGCCGCGGTCGCGGCGGGAATCGACGTGGGGATCTCCTCGCGCGCCCAGCTGGAGGCCGCAGCGGCCGCGGGCGCCGTGGACGCGCCGGCGTTCGTCCAGCTCAAGCTCGAGACCGGGCTGAGCCGCAACGGCGTCCCGGCGTCCGAGTGGGAGGCCGTCGTCGCGCGGGCGCACGAGCTGGAGCAGTCCGGCACCCTGGTGGTGCGCGGCCTGTTCAGCCACGTCTCGAACGCGTCGCCCGCGGACGACCGCGCCGCGATCGCCGCGTTCTCGCGCGGCATCGAGCAGGCGGAGGCCGCGGGCCTGCGCCCGGAACTGCGGCACATCGCCGCGAGCGCGGCCGCGCTGAGCCTCCCGGAGTCGCGGTTCAACCTCGTCCGGCTCGGGCTGGCGGTCTATGGGCTGAGCCCGTTCGGCGCGGACTCCGCGGCCGAGCTGGGCCTGCGACCCGCCATGACGCTGCGCGGCCGGGTCGCCGCGGTGCGCCGGGTGGCCGCGGACACCGGAGTCTCCTACGACTACACGTATCGCACGACGGCGGAGACGACGCTCGCGCTCGTCCCGCTCGGCTACGCCGAGGGCATCCCGCGGCACGCCTCCAGCCGAGGCCCGGTCTCCATCGGCGGCCGGCGCTACCGTGTCTCCGGCCGGGTCGCGATGGACCAGTTCGTGGTCGACGTCGGCGACGCCGAGGTCGCGGTCGGCGACGAGGTCGTGCTGTTCGGCGATCCCGCCACGGGAGTGCCGGGGGCCGACGACTGGGCCGAGGCGGCGGACACCATCAACTACGAGATCGTCACGCGGCTGGGCGGCCGGCTGCGCCGCAGCTACCGCGGGGGACCGGCGTGA
- the tsaE gene encoding tRNA (adenosine(37)-N6)-threonylcarbamoyltransferase complex ATPase subunit type 1 TsaE, with the protein MHALGVELAGMLAAGDLLVLTGPLGAGKTTLTRGIGEGLGVRGPVTSPTFVLARSHPSLVGGSPLVHVDAYRLGSAVELDDLDIDFAGSVVVVEWGGGMLDGVAESWLEVDIVRPTGAADTAADELAEADLEEADLDADEPRAVTVTGFGPRWAA; encoded by the coding sequence ATGCACGCGCTCGGCGTCGAACTGGCCGGGATGCTGGCAGCGGGCGACCTCCTGGTCCTGACGGGTCCGCTGGGCGCGGGCAAGACGACGCTGACCCGGGGGATCGGCGAGGGGCTCGGCGTCCGCGGGCCGGTCACCAGCCCGACCTTCGTGCTGGCGCGCAGCCATCCGAGCCTCGTCGGCGGGTCGCCGCTCGTGCACGTGGACGCCTACCGGCTGGGCAGCGCGGTGGAGCTGGACGACCTCGACATCGACTTCGCCGGTTCGGTCGTGGTGGTCGAGTGGGGCGGCGGGATGCTCGACGGCGTTGCGGAGTCCTGGCTGGAGGTCGACATCGTCCGGCCGACCGGCGCCGCCGACACGGCGGCCGACGAACTCGCCGAGGCCGACCTCGAGGAGGCGGACCTGGACGCGGACGAGCCGCGCGCGGTCACGGTGACCGGCTTCGGTCCCCGCTGGGCCGCCTGA
- a CDS encoding holo-ACP synthase → MIAGIGVDVVDLARFARSLDRSPKLRERLFTEAERGLPVHSLAARFAAKEALIKALGGSEGVRWHDMEIVPDEERNPGFVLHNVVGRQVAERGIAHIHVSMSHDAGIATAFVVLERDA, encoded by the coding sequence GTGATCGCCGGCATCGGGGTCGACGTCGTCGATCTGGCGCGCTTCGCCCGATCGCTGGACCGCTCGCCGAAGCTGCGCGAGCGCCTCTTCACGGAGGCGGAGCGCGGCCTGCCCGTGCACTCCCTCGCCGCGCGCTTCGCCGCCAAGGAGGCGCTCATCAAGGCGCTCGGCGGCTCGGAGGGCGTGCGCTGGCACGACATGGAGATCGTGCCCGACGAAGAGAGGAACCCGGGTTTCGTGCTGCACAACGTGGTCGGACGCCAAGTCGCCGAGCGAGGAATCGCGCACATCCACGTGTCGATGTCGCACGATGCCGGGATCGCCACGGCGTTCGTGGTGCTGGAGCGCGACGCGTGA
- a CDS encoding carboxylesterase family protein, with amino-acid sequence MTDSTLDRPEVATTAGRVRGRWRDGSAAFLGIPFAEPPVGDLRFAAPVPHRPWEGVRDAGEHGATPQRKALAEITLIPEPSYPGESTLNVDVFTPRPGDTDAKLPVLVYIHGGGYVAGSPASPWYDGAAFNRDGVVTVSVSYRLGFDGFGWIEDAPANRGILDWILALEWVRDNIAAFGGDPAQVTIAGQSAGGGAVLTLLTVPRAASLFQRVYSISGTTASVTPADAERYGRALAAAAGVEPTRAGLSTLTEERILALQGEDDAVTSPEAPADPLAPLRALASGSALRWAPVVDGDLVPAPIAAAIADGVGADKGLVLGATDNEFNMAVSDLRETLADADPAGLLTAVGVPQEAAGAYVAAHPGLDTAGMLGQFVTDAMFRAPAREIAESRAAAGTPAWVYRFAWASPTFGAAVHCLDVPFFFDCLDSERVSYIAGDEPPASLADEVHGAAVRFIATGDPGWPAYALPEREVQVFDVPTIAVGDGLADVGVLQSAR; translated from the coding sequence GTGACAGACAGCACTCTCGACCGACCCGAGGTCGCCACGACGGCAGGCCGTGTGCGCGGCCGGTGGCGCGACGGCTCCGCCGCGTTCCTCGGCATCCCGTTCGCGGAGCCGCCGGTCGGCGACCTCCGCTTCGCCGCCCCGGTGCCGCACCGGCCGTGGGAGGGCGTCCGCGACGCCGGCGAGCACGGCGCCACTCCGCAGCGCAAGGCGCTCGCGGAGATCACGCTCATCCCCGAGCCGTCCTACCCCGGCGAGTCGACGCTCAATGTGGACGTCTTCACCCCGCGCCCCGGAGACACCGACGCGAAGCTGCCGGTGCTCGTCTACATCCACGGCGGCGGCTACGTCGCCGGCTCGCCGGCCAGCCCCTGGTACGACGGCGCGGCGTTCAACCGCGACGGCGTGGTGACCGTGAGCGTGTCCTACCGGCTCGGCTTCGACGGCTTCGGCTGGATCGAGGACGCCCCGGCCAACCGCGGCATCCTGGACTGGATCCTGGCGCTGGAGTGGGTGCGCGACAACATCGCGGCCTTCGGCGGCGACCCGGCGCAGGTCACGATCGCCGGCCAGTCCGCCGGCGGCGGCGCCGTGCTCACCCTGCTGACCGTGCCGCGGGCGGCGAGCCTGTTCCAGCGCGTCTACTCGATCTCGGGCACGACCGCGAGCGTGACGCCGGCGGACGCCGAGCGCTACGGCCGCGCCCTCGCCGCCGCGGCCGGGGTCGAGCCGACCCGCGCCGGGCTGTCCACGCTGACCGAGGAGCGGATCCTCGCGCTGCAGGGCGAGGACGACGCGGTCACCTCCCCGGAGGCGCCGGCGGACCCGCTCGCCCCGCTGCGCGCGCTCGCCTCCGGGTCCGCGCTGCGCTGGGCTCCGGTCGTGGACGGCGACCTCGTGCCCGCGCCCATCGCCGCGGCTATCGCGGACGGTGTCGGCGCCGACAAGGGACTGGTGCTCGGCGCCACCGACAACGAGTTCAACATGGCCGTGTCCGATCTGCGCGAGACGCTGGCGGACGCCGACCCGGCCGGCCTGCTGACCGCGGTCGGCGTCCCGCAGGAGGCGGCGGGCGCCTATGTCGCCGCCCACCCCGGCCTCGACACGGCCGGGATGCTCGGGCAGTTCGTCACCGACGCGATGTTCCGGGCGCCCGCGCGGGAGATCGCCGAATCCCGCGCCGCGGCCGGCACGCCCGCCTGGGTCTACCGGTTCGCGTGGGCGTCGCCCACCTTCGGCGCGGCCGTGCACTGCCTCGACGTGCCGTTCTTCTTCGACTGCCTGGACAGCGAGCGGGTGTCGTACATCGCGGGCGACGAGCCGCCGGCCTCCCTCGCCGACGAGGTGCACGGCGCCGCGGTGCGGTTCATCGCCACCGGCGACCCGGGCTGGCCCGCCTACGCGCTGCCGGAGCGCGAGGTGCAGGTGTTCGACGTGCCGACCATCGCGGTGGGGGACGGCCTGGCCGACGTCGGCGTGCTTCAGAGCGCGCGCTGA
- a CDS encoding helix-turn-helix domain-containing protein — protein sequence MATPRSRAAELFGERVRAARMALGVSQEEIAQLADMHVTNYGRVERGEANSELHTIVRLATALDIDPAQLVAGLYGDGMLPDRERAFSVADFIAAKRSKENT from the coding sequence ATGGCTACACCACGATCCCGCGCTGCAGAACTCTTCGGCGAACGGGTGCGCGCGGCGCGGATGGCGCTCGGCGTCAGCCAGGAGGAGATCGCCCAGCTCGCCGACATGCACGTGACCAACTACGGGCGCGTCGAGCGGGGCGAGGCCAACTCGGAGCTGCACACCATCGTCCGCCTCGCGACCGCCCTCGACATCGACCCCGCGCAACTCGTCGCCGGGTTGTACGGCGACGGCATGCTCCCCGATCGGGAGCGCGCTTTCTCGGTCGCCGACTTCATCGCGGCGAAGCGGTCGAAGGAGAACACCTAG
- a CDS encoding tRNA pseudouridine synthase A has translation MTDEATRFRLDIAYQGTDFNGWGRQPALRTVQGELEAGLATIFRRAGEPPLLTVAGRTDAGVHARGQVAHVDLAPEQVAVLRKPHGKRPPLAAHEALARRLNGILGPVSDVVVLRAVEAPTGFDARFSAVWRRYEYRVADRLALRDPLQRHRTAWVSADLDADAMDLASHGLLGLHDFASYCKAREGATTIRTLLDYSWRRDDDGVLVGEVVADAFCHSMVRALVGACVEVGEGSLTPGDLVELRDERVRTSAFKVMPARGLTLMEVGYPDDAELALRAEQTRGMRSL, from the coding sequence ATGACCGACGAGGCGACGCGATTCCGGCTCGACATCGCCTACCAGGGCACGGACTTCAACGGCTGGGGCCGCCAGCCGGCGCTCCGCACCGTCCAGGGCGAGCTGGAGGCCGGGCTCGCGACGATCTTCCGCCGCGCGGGCGAGCCTCCGCTCCTGACGGTGGCCGGGCGCACCGACGCGGGTGTGCACGCGCGCGGGCAGGTGGCGCACGTCGACCTCGCGCCGGAGCAGGTCGCGGTGCTGCGCAAGCCGCACGGCAAGCGGCCGCCGCTCGCGGCGCATGAGGCGCTGGCCCGGCGCCTGAACGGCATCCTGGGTCCGGTGTCCGACGTGGTGGTGCTGCGCGCCGTCGAGGCGCCGACGGGATTCGACGCCCGGTTCTCCGCGGTCTGGCGCCGGTACGAGTACCGCGTCGCGGACCGGCTCGCGCTGCGCGACCCCCTGCAGCGCCACCGCACGGCCTGGGTCTCCGCGGACCTCGACGCCGACGCGATGGACCTGGCGTCGCACGGCCTGCTCGGCCTCCACGACTTCGCCAGCTACTGCAAGGCGCGCGAGGGAGCGACGACGATCCGCACCCTGCTCGACTACTCCTGGCGGCGCGACGACGACGGTGTGCTGGTCGGGGAGGTCGTGGCCGACGCGTTCTGCCACAGCATGGTCCGCGCGCTGGTCGGCGCGTGCGTGGAGGTCGGCGAGGGCTCGCTGACCCCCGGCGACCTGGTCGAACTGCGCGATGAGCGCGTCCGCACCAGCGCCTTCAAGGTGATGCCGGCGCGCGGGCTGACGCTGATGGAAGTGGGCTATCCGGACGACGCGGAGCTCGCGCTGCGGGCCGAGCAGACCCGCGGGATGCGCTCGCTCTGA
- the rplM gene encoding 50S ribosomal protein L13, which translates to MTRTYTPKADEIQRDWVVIDATDVVLGRLASHTAALLRGKHKATFAPHMDMGDFVIIVNADKVALTGQKAAQKKAYRHSGYPGGLKATTYSELLEKNPVRAVEKAVRGMLPKTSLGRAQLRKLKVYTGSEHPHAAQQPKQYTLGQVAQ; encoded by the coding sequence GTGACGCGCACTTACACCCCGAAGGCAGACGAGATCCAGCGCGACTGGGTCGTCATCGACGCGACCGATGTCGTGCTCGGCCGTCTCGCCAGCCACACCGCCGCCCTCCTGCGCGGCAAGCACAAGGCGACCTTCGCCCCCCACATGGACATGGGCGACTTCGTCATCATCGTGAACGCCGACAAGGTGGCCCTCACCGGCCAGAAGGCGGCGCAGAAGAAGGCCTACCGCCACTCGGGCTACCCGGGCGGCCTCAAGGCCACCACGTACTCGGAGCTCCTCGAGAAGAACCCGGTGCGCGCCGTCGAGAAGGCCGTCCGCGGCATGCTGCCGAAGACCTCCCTCGGTCGCGCCCAGCTCCGCAAGCTGAAGGTCTACACCGGAAGCGAGCACCCGCACGCCGCCCAGCAGCCGAAGCAGTACACGCTCGGCCAGGTCGCCCAGTAA
- a CDS encoding helix-turn-helix domain-containing protein, giving the protein MSSPRFEAARILGDRLRARRIDLGLSQYEVANLSQVDVANYGKVERGAGNPTLLTLLQLAVTLETEPGALLEGLADTALLPERTRPFSVSDFVREQNARLDRAAATD; this is encoded by the coding sequence ATGTCGTCCCCGCGCTTCGAGGCAGCCCGCATCCTGGGCGACCGCTTGCGGGCGCGGCGCATCGACCTCGGCCTCTCACAGTACGAGGTGGCCAACCTCAGCCAGGTCGATGTCGCCAACTACGGCAAGGTGGAGCGCGGCGCGGGCAATCCGACGTTGCTGACGCTGCTGCAACTCGCGGTCACGCTCGAGACGGAGCCCGGCGCGCTCCTGGAGGGCCTGGCCGACACCGCCCTCCTGCCGGAGCGCACGCGACCGTTCTCGGTCTCCGACTTCGTGCGCGAGCAGAACGCCCGGCTCGACCGGGCGGCCGCCACGGACTGA
- the coaA gene encoding type I pantothenate kinase, giving the protein MAENGAARGGSTANGETSTPFVELSRSDWAELAQNTPLPLKETEVVQLRGLGDPLDLREVEEVYLPLSRLLNLYVGGTKQLHRVTSDFLGERAQPTPFVIGVAGSVAVGKSSIARLLRELLSRWDDTPRVELVTTDGFLLPNAELERRGLMERKGFPESYDRRALLRFVTEVKSGAPEVRAPFYSHLSYDIVPDAEIVVRRPDVLIVEGLNVLQPAGGGNRLAVSDLFDFSVYVDARTRDIAHWYEERFLKLQRGAFANPKSYFHRYSQLTEEQARSRAASIWTAINEPNLIQNIRPTRSRAKLVLRKEADHTVSSVLLRKL; this is encoded by the coding sequence ATGGCTGAGAACGGCGCCGCTCGCGGCGGATCCACGGCGAACGGCGAGACCAGCACCCCCTTCGTGGAGCTGAGCCGTTCCGACTGGGCCGAGCTGGCGCAGAACACCCCGCTGCCGCTGAAGGAGACCGAGGTCGTGCAGTTGCGCGGGCTCGGCGACCCGCTGGACCTGCGGGAGGTCGAGGAGGTCTACCTGCCGCTCAGCCGGCTGCTCAACCTGTACGTCGGCGGCACCAAGCAGCTCCACAGGGTGACCAGCGACTTCCTCGGCGAGCGCGCCCAGCCGACGCCGTTCGTGATCGGCGTCGCCGGCTCGGTGGCCGTGGGCAAGTCGAGCATCGCGCGCCTGCTGCGCGAACTGCTCTCCCGGTGGGACGACACCCCGCGGGTCGAGCTCGTCACGACCGACGGCTTCCTGCTCCCGAACGCGGAGCTCGAGCGCCGCGGCCTGATGGAGCGCAAGGGCTTCCCGGAGTCGTACGACCGCCGCGCCCTGCTGCGCTTCGTCACGGAGGTCAAGAGCGGCGCCCCGGAGGTCCGGGCGCCCTTCTACTCGCACCTGAGCTACGACATCGTCCCCGACGCCGAGATCGTGGTCCGCCGGCCGGACGTGCTGATCGTGGAGGGGCTGAACGTGCTCCAGCCGGCGGGCGGCGGCAACCGGCTCGCGGTGAGCGACCTCTTCGACTTCAGCGTCTACGTGGACGCCCGCACGCGCGATATCGCGCACTGGTACGAGGAGCGCTTCCTCAAGCTCCAGCGCGGCGCGTTCGCCAACCCCAAGTCGTACTTCCACCGCTACTCGCAGCTCACCGAGGAGCAGGCCAGGTCGCGGGCCGCGTCGATCTGGACGGCGATCAACGAGCCCAACCTCATCCAGAACATCCGACCCACGCGGTCGCGCGCGAAGCTCGTGCTGCGCAAGGAGGCCGACCACACCGTCAGCTCGGTGCTGCTCCGCAAGCTGTAG
- the glmM gene encoding phosphoglucosamine mutase codes for MPRLFGTDGVRGLANGTLTADLALGLAQSAAAVLTRGRSAEARRAAGKRPLAIVARDPRVSGEFLSAAVAAGLASSGIDVYDAGVIPTPATAFLIADIDADFGVMVSASHNPAPDNGIKIFARGGTKLPDIVEDRIEQHLDMEKLTPTGADVGRIRRFADAEDRYVVHLLASLPHRLDGIHVVLDCAHGAAAGISPEVFTDAGARVTVIGDSPDGMNINDGVGSTHLDNLAKAVLAAGADVGIAHDGDADRCLAIDADGNVVDGDQIMAILAVGMKERGKLTDDTLVATVMSNLGLKIAMREHGIRIVETAVGDRYVLEEMNQNDYALGGEQSGHVIMREFATTGDGILTGLHLLSEMARQRKSLAELAKVMTVYPQVMVNVKGVDHHAVHTDEPLQLAVQTAEAALGDTGRVLLRPSGTEPLVRVMVEAADQTTAERLANELADVVRERLGV; via the coding sequence ATGCCCCGCCTTTTCGGAACCGACGGAGTCCGCGGACTCGCGAACGGTACGCTCACCGCCGACCTGGCGCTCGGCCTCGCTCAGTCAGCTGCTGCTGTGCTGACGCGAGGCCGCAGCGCCGAGGCGCGGCGCGCCGCGGGCAAGCGCCCGCTGGCGATCGTCGCCAGGGACCCCCGGGTCTCCGGCGAGTTCCTCTCGGCCGCCGTCGCGGCCGGGCTGGCCAGCTCCGGCATCGACGTCTACGACGCCGGTGTCATCCCGACGCCGGCCACGGCCTTCCTGATCGCCGACATCGACGCCGACTTCGGCGTGATGGTGTCGGCCTCGCACAACCCGGCCCCCGACAACGGGATCAAGATCTTCGCGCGGGGCGGCACCAAGCTCCCCGACATCGTCGAGGACCGCATCGAGCAGCACCTCGACATGGAGAAGCTGACGCCGACGGGAGCCGATGTCGGCCGCATCCGCCGCTTCGCCGACGCGGAGGACCGCTACGTGGTCCACCTGCTGGCGAGCCTCCCGCACCGGCTCGACGGCATCCACGTCGTGCTCGACTGCGCCCACGGCGCGGCCGCCGGCATCTCGCCCGAGGTGTTCACCGACGCGGGCGCCCGGGTGACCGTCATCGGCGACTCGCCGGACGGCATGAACATCAACGACGGTGTCGGCTCGACCCACCTCGACAACCTGGCGAAGGCCGTCCTCGCGGCCGGCGCCGACGTCGGGATCGCCCACGACGGCGACGCCGACCGCTGCCTCGCGATCGACGCGGACGGCAACGTCGTCGACGGTGACCAGATCATGGCGATCCTCGCGGTCGGCATGAAGGAGCGCGGGAAGCTCACCGACGACACCCTCGTCGCGACCGTGATGAGCAACCTCGGCCTCAAGATCGCCATGCGCGAGCACGGCATCCGGATCGTGGAGACCGCCGTCGGCGACCGCTACGTGCTCGAGGAGATGAACCAGAACGACTACGCCCTCGGTGGCGAGCAGTCGGGTCACGTCATCATGCGCGAGTTCGCGACCACCGGCGACGGCATCCTCACCGGGCTGCACCTCCTCAGCGAGATGGCGCGCCAGCGCAAGTCGCTGGCCGAGCTGGCCAAGGTGATGACCGTGTACCCGCAGGTCATGGTGAACGTGAAGGGCGTGGACCACCACGCCGTCCACACCGACGAGCCGCTGCAGCTGGCCGTCCAGACCGCCGAGGCGGCGCTGGGCGACACCGGCCGGGTGCTGCTGCGCCCGTCCGGCACCGAGCCGCTGGTGCGGGTCATGGTGGAGGCGGCGGACCAGACGACCGCGGAGCGCCTCGCCAACGAGCTGGCGGACGTGGTGCGGGAGCGGCTCGGCGTCTGA
- the rpsI gene encoding 30S ribosomal protein S9, which yields MAKIADSIDSAQVENVESYSTETPESAAPAAPRPVLSVPGAAVGRRKEAIARARLVPGSGTITVNGREFADYFPNKLHQQLITDPFKVLDLIGSYDVVARITGGGPSGQAGALRLAIARALNEIDRENNRPTLKKAGFLTRDARVTERKKAGLKKARKASQFSKR from the coding sequence GTGGCGAAGATCGCAGACAGCATCGACTCGGCCCAGGTCGAGAACGTCGAGTCCTACTCGACCGAGACCCCCGAGAGCGCGGCCCCGGCCGCCCCGCGTCCCGTCCTCTCCGTGCCCGGCGCGGCCGTCGGCCGCCGCAAGGAGGCCATCGCGCGTGCGCGCCTGGTCCCGGGCTCCGGCACCATCACGGTCAACGGCCGTGAGTTCGCGGACTACTTCCCGAACAAGCTGCACCAGCAGCTCATCACCGACCCGTTCAAGGTCCTCGACCTCATCGGCTCCTACGACGTCGTCGCCCGCATCACCGGCGGCGGCCCGTCGGGTCAGGCCGGCGCCCTGCGCCTCGCCATCGCCCGCGCGCTGAACGAGATCGACCGCGAGAACAACCGCCCGACCCTCAAGAAGGCCGGCTTCCTCACCCGCGACGCCCGCGTCACCGAGCGCAAGAAGGCCGGTCTCAAGAAGGCCCGCAAGGCTTCGCAGTTCTCCAAGCGTTGA
- the glmS gene encoding glutamine--fructose-6-phosphate transaminase (isomerizing), translated as MCGIVGYVGTDKSLEVLLGGLKRLEYRGYDSAGVAVIDPEGRLGTAKKAGKLSVLAGDLEANPIPNGGTGIGHTRWATHGGPTDRNAHPHLGDEGRLAVIHNGIIENFATLKDELLADGFSFESETDTEVAAVLLGREYRATGDLSEAFQRVVSRLEGAFTLLALHQDQPHVVVGARRNSPLVIGLGEGENFLGSDVAAFVEHTRRALAIGQDQIVTITPESVTVTDFAGAPVEVEPFEVAWDASAAEKGGWSSFMAKEIAEEPDAVANTLRGRVVDGTVHIPELDALGDAFLAGVDRITIVACGTAAYAGLVGSYAIEKWARVPVTVELSHEFRYREPVLTDGTLVISISQSGETMDTLMAVKYAREAGAKAISVCNTQGATIPRESDAALYTHAGPEVAVASTKAFVAQITALYLFGLHLARVRGTLSAAQQRDAVAELQAVPEKIATVLEAHEAIAQLAHWMSDTRSVLFLGRHVGYPIALEGALKLKELAYIHAEGFAAGELKHGPIALIEPGQPVFVVVPSPRWSDELHKKVVSNIQEIRARGARVIAIAEAGDAAVLPFADEVIRIPLAAPLFEPLLSVVPLQIFAMELSAAKGLDVDQPRNLAKSVTVE; from the coding sequence ATGTGTGGAATCGTGGGGTACGTCGGTACCGACAAGAGCCTGGAGGTGCTGCTCGGCGGCCTGAAGCGCCTCGAGTATCGCGGCTACGACTCGGCCGGCGTCGCCGTCATCGACCCGGAGGGGCGCCTCGGCACCGCCAAGAAGGCCGGCAAGCTCTCCGTCCTCGCCGGTGACCTCGAGGCCAACCCGATCCCCAACGGGGGCACCGGCATCGGCCACACCCGCTGGGCGACCCACGGCGGCCCGACCGACCGCAACGCGCACCCGCACCTGGGTGACGAGGGCCGCCTGGCCGTCATCCACAACGGCATCATCGAGAACTTCGCGACGCTCAAGGACGAGCTGCTCGCCGACGGCTTCTCGTTCGAGTCCGAGACCGACACCGAGGTCGCGGCCGTGCTGCTGGGCCGCGAGTACCGGGCCACCGGCGACCTGAGCGAGGCGTTCCAGCGCGTCGTCTCCCGGCTGGAGGGGGCCTTCACGCTCCTCGCGCTGCACCAGGACCAGCCGCACGTCGTCGTCGGCGCCCGCCGCAACTCCCCGCTCGTGATCGGGCTGGGCGAGGGCGAGAACTTCCTCGGCTCCGACGTCGCCGCGTTCGTCGAGCACACCCGTCGCGCGCTGGCCATCGGCCAGGACCAGATCGTCACCATCACGCCCGAGTCGGTCACCGTGACCGACTTCGCCGGCGCGCCTGTCGAGGTGGAGCCGTTCGAGGTCGCCTGGGACGCCTCCGCCGCCGAGAAGGGCGGCTGGTCGTCCTTCATGGCCAAGGAGATCGCCGAGGAGCCGGACGCGGTGGCGAACACGCTGCGCGGCCGCGTCGTCGACGGCACCGTGCACATCCCCGAGCTGGACGCGCTGGGCGACGCCTTCCTCGCCGGCGTCGACCGCATCACCATCGTCGCCTGCGGCACCGCAGCCTACGCCGGCCTGGTCGGCAGCTACGCGATCGAGAAGTGGGCGCGCGTTCCCGTCACGGTCGAGCTCAGCCACGAGTTCCGCTACCGGGAGCCGGTCCTCACCGACGGGACGCTGGTCATCTCGATCAGCCAGTCCGGCGAGACGATGGACACGCTGATGGCCGTCAAGTACGCCCGCGAGGCCGGCGCCAAGGCGATCTCGGTCTGCAACACCCAGGGCGCGACCATCCCGCGCGAGTCCGACGCCGCGCTGTACACGCACGCGGGTCCGGAGGTCGCGGTCGCCTCGACCAAGGCGTTCGTCGCGCAGATCACCGCGCTCTACCTCTTCGGCCTGCACCTCGCCCGGGTGCGCGGCACGCTCTCCGCCGCCCAGCAGCGCGACGCCGTCGCCGAGCTCCAGGCCGTCCCGGAGAAGATCGCCACCGTCCTCGAGGCGCACGAGGCGATCGCCCAGCTCGCGCACTGGATGTCGGACACCCGCTCCGTGCTGTTCCTCGGCCGTCACGTCGGCTACCCGATCGCGCTCGAGGGCGCGCTCAAGCTCAAGGAGCTCGCCTACATCCACGCGGAGGGCTTCGCCGCCGGCGAGCTCAAGCACGGCCCGATCGCACTGATCGAGCCGGGCCAGCCCGTGTTCGTCGTGGTGCCGAGCCCGCGCTGGTCGGACGAGCTGCACAAGAAGGTCGTCTCCAACATCCAGGAGATCCGCGCCCGCGGCGCCCGCGTCATCGCGATCGCCGAGGCCGGGGACGCCGCCGTGCTGCCGTTCGCCGACGAGGTCATCCGCATTCCGCTCGCCGCGCCGCTGTTCGAGCCGCTGCTCAGCGTCGTCCCGCTGCAGATCTTCGCGATGGAGCTGTCGGCGGCCAAGGGCCTGGACGTGGACCAGCCGCGCAACCTGGCCAAGTCCGTCACCGTGGAGTAG